The region TTTCAATTGTGCAATTTATTTTGAATGctaattactttatttttgtcgcTCAAGAGGCTCCCGGATGTTGCTTTGTTTCCAGAATGTGTGGACGGGGAGACTATTCTGGAGCTTTCCTTACCTCAGAATGTTTTTTCCTCCTCTTCAGCGCCCATGGGTTTTTCTGAATTTGCGACAGCTCTGGGTGCGGGCTCGGTTTCTTCCTCCTCTAAGCGGTGGATTTTTCAAGCGAGTTTGGATTCAATTCTGGTGTGTTCTGAGTGCATTTTAGCCAGGTTTGGTTTCTTCTCTACTGTTCCTGACTTCGCTTGGAAGATGGAGGCCTCCTCTTTGTGGGACAGATTGCAGCAGGTTGTTGGTCTCTGGGTGGCGGGTAAAATCCCATGCTCCTTGCTGGATTGGAATGGTCTGTTTGTCCCTTCTCCCTTGCCCAGGTCGGTTGGCTTAGTCGATTCTGTTTCCGCTTTTCCTGTTGGGTTTAATCTTGAGCTTTCAATTTCGTCATCCGTGGGAGAGGCTGCGGTCGAATTCGGGCCTTCTCCATGCACTTCATTGGGTTCTAACCTTAAACCTCGGGGTAGTGGGCGTCCTAGAAAATTGGTCCAGCGTGATGATTCTAGTTTTCATGATGATGGGGTAGTGCCGAGAGTCGGATCTTTTGTCCCTAGAAATCGTGGTCGTCCTAGAAAATAGTCTAATcatgggaggaagaagaaggttttGGACTCAGAGGTCTCAAGTGTTTCTTCTTTGTCGGGGGAGTCTGAGATCCCTTCTTCATTCAGTGATAATCCTTTGATTTTACCGGAGGCGGAGGATTCTGATGGCGTGCTCACAAGAGCAAAAGGGGCTCTAATCGTGAGTAAAAAAGTGGGTGTTCTGTTGTGTTTCAGTGTTCAGATGAGGTGGTTCTCCAAGGGTTAATTAAACAGATTGCGTCTCATAAAGTTTCGTGAGGGATCGACATTTTAATGCAGGTGGCGTGCTTTTTGTCCCTGGAGCTTTCTTTCAATTCTAAGGGGTTTTGATGCTTCATGcttctatgttttttttttgctccATTTGTTGGCCTCTCGGGTTGTGTTTTTGTGTTGTACAGTCCCGGAGATTTTTAGCTTTTTGCTCCTATGCTTTTTCCCATGATTTGTGTTCTTGATGTTTTAGCGTTAAGGcttttttttggtttgttttagGTTTGGCTCGTCTCATTTAATAGATTACTTGttctgttttcaatttttttttgctataATGCATTTTGTTAGAATGTGTTGCTTTTGGCCACTTTCATATCAGTAAAACAGGAGATGTATAACCTGATTTGAAAAGGTAGATGATAGGTGCTGACCAGTACAACAATTAATATCTCCTCCAATTTGAAGAGTTTATAAGAATTTTGACATTTGTAGGCCATTAAGGGTAAGTTAGAttgttattaatattaaattgtAGGCCATTATATAGATGGATTGCCAACTGTCTTAATTTTTCATTCTATTGTAAATCTCCTTTTATGTTTACTTTGTTTCCAAGCACTTAAGGTCAAAATAATAATACCTCTGATTGCCTTTGTCGCAGGTGGTGATTCCACTAAGCTTGCATTGGAATCTTTGATATATTGAATCATTTTAGATCTGAATATCTCTATCCTTTTATATTTTCTGTGGCTTCTATAAAGCTTAAGAACATTCATTATTTCACTTATTTAGTTGTGATTAGAAGTCAAAACTGCTTTATATTATGGTTCTGGAATATTAATGGTAAATATGGAAGATTATGCTTCTTGTGATGTCAAACAGAATGGAATACTGTGAGGTTATAAGTAGAAATAAATTAGGGTGTGATAGGCTTTTATGATAAGTGatatatttatcttattttgGTTTCATCTACTATTGAGACTTTGACTGTCCAGGTTTTAATGAAGTTTCATTTTCAATCTCTTTATCACGTCAAGTTCAAAATTTTATCATGTTTATGTTTTTCACTGATAACAAAGCAGCTTTGCTCtacagtttttctaagaaaacACACTTCAAGCTCCCACAATTTTGGTTTTGGCCAAGCTCATATTACCAATTGAAGTAGCTTTTGCAATGTATtcctatttaattatttttattgttatCAAGCCCGTTTTATTTACccagattttgttttttttacttataaattgtTTTGTTTACAGAGTGTTTTTCTTGGTTCTGTATATAATTATGTTGTCTTTCCATAATCTTTCCACTTTCCTACGTGAAATGATTGCACATTGGGATGTCCATTAGGTTGTAAATGTTTATTATGATTTCCTTTGTATCTGTGCTCATCTTTGAAGTTGAAAGGGCTGTCTTTATTTCTGATCTCTCATCATTCTTTTTAGACGTTTAGTTGGTTCCAAATGTTGTTTCGATCCTCTACGCGGTTGTGGAGGCGGAGGGATAAACATCAGGGTTTGAGATTTGCAGAGGCAGAGATGGTGGATGTTTGTGGGCGCAGATGAACCTAGGTACAGAGAATATTAACATGAAAAAATATAGTATAGTATGTATTAAAATAGTATGTATTAACTAGATATAATATACACGTGTTTCACTTGCATTGTGcgaatttatttatatttcacAGAGaaagttttataaaaaaaaatggaaaatttactatattatatatttataaagaaTTTGTAAAAATAGAAATTATAGGGTTTCAAAACTTATTATTATCTGCCTTGACATGACATTCATTACACTAAACAATCAATTAGTAGTCAATTATGAGAAAACGGAATCAATAAAGAGGGTAGGACAAGTTTTTTTAGGGAGATTCACTGCCCTAGCTCAAGGAAGGAGTCATTTGGGAGGGCTTGAGAAACTTCCACTCTCAGCACTGAAATCAAAGACTTCAACACTCCCATTATCACCGCTTTCCCCAATATACCCTATTTTGCTATTCTTTGCATTCTTCACATTATTTGCATCCTTAATTTGAAAGATGCGGTACGCAGCCCAATCTGCCATCTGCATTTTGAGTAACAATGTCCAGTAATGAAATACTCATGATGAATAAAACAAAAGTAAACAAATTCGATAATGATCCTACCTAACCAATAAACCATTTTCATGATAATTCAAAatatattatcatttttttttataaacaccCTCTCAAACACACTTTATGTGATTGGTTTACTTTTTAAAAAGTCAACACTCttactttttaaaaattgtgTTGGCCTTTCAAGAAATAAACCAATCTTATGGAgtatgtttgagaaagtgtTCAAAAGTGTGTGTTGGTAGAAACTTTATTACTCTAAATCTCTTCTTAATTTTGATCATAATGAAAAAGTCGGTCTTTTAAACCGATTTAGGCCAAACTTTACCCAAAGTGATAGCTTATGGGTGATGATTTCTCTATCCTATGTAAGGACATTTTTTATTATacctctagtcaatgtgagactttgaCAATTAGTATGTcacatttattttctttaattacCTTGGATGGGTTAGTAATTAACGCAAGACGAAACTCATGCATTATCCATCTTGTCCTCCTAGCATAGTCTCCTTGCACTTCCCAATAATTCAGGGTGTTCCTCTTCCCAATCACCTCTTTGTTTGTAGGGATAGGAACATCTTTCCATTTTTCCATAACTCTCCACTGGCCACTCCCGGCAACTCTCATGTCAAGGTTTTAAAGGTCACGACCCATAGTGTTGTGGAAGAAGAACTTGCGCTCATTGAAAATATTTCCATCTGAGAatacaaaaaaattcaaaatatcatCTTGGTTCAATTATCCCTTTTAAAAAACACATAACATTCATAAGACATGGATACTTTGTTTCAATTTTGTTACATGATACAATTATTCTCATACGTACTCTAGGTTAACACAAGAGCCATGAAATATTaagagtgtgtttggtttcTCCGTTGGGAAAGCTTACAACGAGTTCTAGTaggttaaaataaattattgatgatattgatgtttAAGAGTTATTTTGGATAATGGATTTCATACCCAAAGTTAACTCAGGTAGAAGCTAGAGAGAGTAGCTTCTGCAAtgaacaaaattaattgtgagatcttataactgaatttcacatTTTCTAACAAAAATCATATATTCATACATTTATCAAACACTTAGATTTCAAATAACTTGTACTACGatcaattttatcaaaatcaGTTGTGAAAAAATTTGATCTAAACACACACACTAAAGTGCTCATGGAAAAGTGAAAATAAGAGATTTTTGTTTTAGAAAAATTCACAAACCTCGTCCCGGTAGACCCAAAGGCTCAGTCTGAAACACATCAAAATCTGGAATGATTTCAATAGGAAGAGGTTCATAAAAGACCCTCATTTTCAGGTAGAAATCCACAAGAACCTCATCAGTGGGATCAAACCTATATTCAGGTAGAAACC is a window of Lotus japonicus ecotype B-129 chromosome 5, LjGifu_v1.2 DNA encoding:
- the LOC130719103 gene encoding NAC domain-containing protein 83-like, with the protein product MRVAGSGQWRVMEKWKDVPIPTNKEVIGKRNTLNYWEVQGDYARRTRWIMHEFRLALITNPSKMADWAAYRIFQIKDANNVKNAKNSKIGYIGESGDNGSVEVFDFSAESGSFSSPPK